The proteins below come from a single Nitrosospira sp. Is2 genomic window:
- the eno gene encoding phosphopyruvate hydratase encodes MSAIVDVIAREILDSRGNPTVEADVLLESGVLGRASVPSGASVGTREAVELRDGDTQRYFGKGVLRAVENVNTEISEAIMGLDATEQSFIDQTLIDLDGSGNKSRLGANAILAVSLGVAKAAAEESGLPLYRYLGGTGPMSMPVPMMNVINGGAHANNNIDMQEFVIIPLGAQSFREALRCGAEIFHTLRSLLNDRGINTAVGDEGGFAPNLANNEAALQLIVEAIEKAGYLPGPDVAIGLDCASSEFFRDGKYHLNSDGLTLDSSQFADYLASWIDKYPIISIEDGMSEHDWDGWKLLTSRLGKSIQLVGDDIFVTNASILKEGVAQGIANSILIKLNQIGTLSETFSAIQSAKRAGYTAVVSHRSGETEDTTIADIAVASNALQIKTGSLSRSDRLAKYNQLLRIEEDLGDAAHYPGREAFYQLK; translated from the coding sequence ATGAGTGCAATAGTAGATGTCATCGCCCGCGAAATTCTTGATTCACGAGGAAACCCTACCGTGGAAGCAGATGTACTGCTGGAATCCGGTGTGCTGGGGCGGGCCTCGGTTCCGTCCGGCGCATCCGTTGGCACCAGAGAGGCAGTCGAACTACGCGATGGAGATACTCAACGCTATTTTGGTAAGGGGGTACTGCGAGCAGTTGAAAACGTGAATACCGAGATTTCGGAAGCGATTATGGGGCTGGACGCAACGGAGCAGAGTTTCATCGACCAGACGCTTATCGATCTCGACGGAAGCGGCAATAAATCAAGACTGGGTGCGAATGCCATTCTCGCGGTCTCGCTTGGTGTCGCCAAAGCGGCGGCGGAGGAGTCCGGGTTGCCACTGTACCGCTATCTGGGGGGAACAGGACCCATGTCCATGCCTGTACCGATGATGAACGTCATCAACGGCGGCGCGCACGCCAATAATAATATCGACATGCAGGAGTTTGTAATCATTCCGCTGGGAGCGCAGAGTTTTCGTGAAGCGCTGCGCTGCGGAGCCGAAATATTTCATACCCTGAGGAGTTTGCTTAACGACAGGGGGATCAATACCGCCGTGGGCGACGAGGGCGGATTTGCCCCCAATCTGGCGAATAACGAAGCGGCCTTGCAATTAATCGTGGAAGCAATAGAAAAAGCGGGTTATTTGCCGGGACCCGATGTTGCGATCGGGCTCGATTGCGCAAGTTCCGAATTCTTCAGGGATGGAAAATACCATTTGAATTCCGACGGCTTAACTCTTGACTCGTCGCAATTCGCGGACTATCTCGCCTCGTGGATCGACAAATATCCTATTATAAGTATCGAGGACGGCATGAGCGAGCATGACTGGGACGGTTGGAAACTACTCACGAGCAGGCTGGGAAAGTCCATCCAGCTGGTGGGTGATGACATTTTTGTAACCAACGCGAGCATCCTGAAAGAAGGCGTCGCGCAAGGCATCGCAAACTCCATCCTTATAAAGCTCAACCAGATCGGCACGCTTTCTGAAACATTTTCCGCTATTCAGAGCGCTAAACGCGCAGGGTATACCGCTGTGGTGTCCCATCGATCCGGCGAGACCGAGGATACGACCATCGCCGATATCGCCGTGGCGAGTAATGCGCTACAAATCAAGACAGGATCGCTTTCGCGTTCCGACCGGCTGGCCAAATACAACCAATTGCTGCGTATCGAGGAAGATCTCGGGGATGCGGCGCACTATCCCGGCCGGGAAGCCTTTTACCAGTTAAAATAA
- the ftsB gene encoding cell division protein FtsB has product MKILTLILIALVALLQYPLWLGKGSWLKVWEIDQQVTRQHEINQKLQMRNAALDAEVRDLKQGHEAIEERARSGLGMIKQNEIFFHIVNEKND; this is encoded by the coding sequence TTGAAAATATTGACGCTTATACTCATCGCCCTGGTTGCCCTGCTGCAATACCCGTTGTGGCTGGGGAAGGGGAGTTGGCTTAAAGTATGGGAAATCGATCAGCAGGTGACGCGGCAACACGAAATAAACCAGAAACTGCAAATGCGCAATGCCGCGCTCGATGCGGAAGTGCGCGACCTCAAACAGGGTCATGAAGCCATTGAAGAGCGAGCGCGCAGCGGGTTAGGCATGATCAAGCAAAACGAGATTTTCTTTCACATTGTGAATGAAAAGAATGACTGA
- a CDS encoding PEP-CTERM sorting domain-containing protein has protein sequence MKDHMMNRTLAPLITALGIAVSAPASAIIVGGVDFGTLGANPGKTHLETATLAQTFVTGNGQSASVYGYITTINGDNTYCANGSGNCGLFYTATFNNSQNFSPSYVEFTSATVSVFFTNTSPLNLFNQDSPTNIATIQSFNGGNPWVTLTGHANLGGAADPTAVLNGAGLLTGTTLSGSGFGLFDVAGPGDASVISFLNANGISDAMGGKADIALTSSFNNFFLNPFDVAGGLTTGCANGTATAGAWCYQGTTNLRGATAVPEPGMLGLLAVGLLGMSATARRRKA, from the coding sequence TTGAAGGATCATATGATGAATAGAACTCTAGCTCCGCTTATCACCGCCCTCGGAATCGCAGTTTCGGCTCCGGCATCGGCGATCATCGTGGGCGGTGTAGATTTTGGAACGCTGGGTGCAAATCCGGGCAAGACTCATCTTGAAACTGCGACGCTGGCCCAAACCTTCGTCACCGGTAACGGACAAAGCGCATCAGTCTACGGTTATATCACTACCATCAACGGTGATAACACCTATTGCGCTAACGGGAGCGGTAATTGCGGCTTGTTTTATACCGCCACATTTAACAATTCCCAAAATTTCTCACCTTCTTACGTTGAATTTACAAGCGCCACCGTCTCCGTTTTTTTTACCAATACCTCACCGCTGAATCTATTTAATCAGGACTCGCCAACCAATATTGCTACGATTCAGTCTTTCAATGGCGGAAACCCTTGGGTGACACTGACGGGGCATGCCAATCTTGGTGGTGCAGCTGATCCAACGGCTGTGCTTAATGGCGCCGGCTTACTGACCGGGACAACATTGAGCGGCAGCGGTTTCGGTTTATTTGATGTTGCCGGCCCGGGAGATGCTTCTGTGATCTCGTTTCTAAATGCAAACGGTATTTCAGATGCAATGGGAGGCAAGGCGGATATCGCGCTCACCAGTTCGTTTAATAACTTTTTCCTTAACCCGTTCGACGTGGCTGGCGGGCTCACCACCGGTTGTGCCAATGGAACGGCTACCGCGGGAGCATGGTGCTACCAAGGCACGACAAATCTTCGCGGTGCCACTGCCGTGCCAGAGCCTGGTATGCTGGGACTTCTTGCCGTTGGTCTTCTCGGTATGAGCGCAACAGCCCGCCGTCGCAAAGCCTGA
- the ccmA gene encoding cytochrome c biogenesis heme-transporting ATPase CcmA: MPTLQGTDLTCIRGDRKLFSGVHFSLDAGGLMQVGGPNGSGKTSLLRMLCGLAAPAHGEIRWGGSEIRSLGGAYFADMTYLGHLSGVKDDLTALENLRISSALAGSAIDDGKAHDALQQMGLGGRELLPAKVLSQGQRRRVTLARLLVCKTVLWILDEPLTALDVGAVKLVQGLMERHLENGGMIVMTTHQEIEIAAAATQRLQLA; this comes from the coding sequence ATGCCAACGCTGCAAGGAACCGATCTGACATGCATCCGGGGCGACCGCAAGTTATTTAGCGGCGTTCATTTTTCGCTGGACGCAGGCGGGCTCATGCAAGTGGGCGGCCCCAATGGCAGCGGTAAAACGAGCCTGTTGCGCATGCTGTGCGGGCTTGCAGCGCCCGCTCATGGCGAAATTCGCTGGGGAGGGTCGGAAATCCGCTCCTTGGGGGGAGCCTACTTCGCCGACATGACTTATCTCGGCCACCTGAGCGGCGTTAAGGACGACCTGACCGCCCTGGAGAACCTCCGCATTTCCAGCGCGCTGGCCGGTTCGGCAATCGATGACGGCAAGGCCCACGACGCGCTGCAACAAATGGGGCTCGGAGGTCGGGAACTATTGCCGGCTAAAGTGCTGTCGCAAGGGCAGCGGCGGCGGGTGACTCTGGCACGTCTGTTGGTATGCAAAACGGTGTTATGGATATTGGATGAGCCGTTGACAGCATTGGATGTCGGGGCTGTGAAACTGGTACAAGGTTTGATGGAACGGCACCTGGAAAATGGCGGCATGATCGTGATGACGACCCATCAGGAAATCGAGATAGCTGCCGCCGCAACCCAGCGGTTGCAACTCGCCTGA
- a CDS encoding L,D-transpeptidase, protein MRIVIDVASQILDVYDLNTIIRHYQVSSAKNGVGQEYGSFRTPLGKHIIRAKIGAGKAVNTVFVRRRPTGEIYTPALGASFPGRDWILTRILWLSGCEPGFNRLGKVDTMRRYIYIHGSPDSVEMGKPGSIGCIRMRNCDLLELFDLVNAGTEVQIRD, encoded by the coding sequence ATGAGAATCGTGATTGACGTGGCGTCCCAGATCCTTGATGTTTACGATCTGAATACTATCATTCGTCATTACCAGGTTTCATCCGCCAAAAACGGGGTGGGTCAGGAATATGGCAGTTTTCGCACTCCCCTGGGAAAGCACATCATTCGCGCCAAGATTGGCGCGGGTAAGGCGGTCAATACTGTTTTCGTGAGGCGCCGCCCCACTGGAGAGATATATACGCCGGCCCTGGGCGCAAGTTTTCCCGGACGTGACTGGATTCTCACGCGCATTCTGTGGCTATCAGGTTGCGAGCCCGGCTTCAATCGCCTGGGAAAGGTGGATACCATGCGCAGGTATATTTATATCCACGGCAGTCCGGATAGCGTCGAGATGGGGAAACCCGGTTCCATTGGTTGCATCCGTATGCGTAACTGCGATCTGCTGGAATTATTCGATCTGGTAAATGCCGGGACAGAGGTTCAAATTCGCGACTGA
- a CDS encoding heme ABC transporter permease yields the protein MAINWFKYSSPASFYFLAGKMIPLFSVAAVLFCAVGLYIGFFVAPTDFQQGEAYRIIFIHVPAAWMSMFLYVVMAVWAGIGLAFNTRLSSMVATAIAPTGAMFTFLALWTGALWGKPMWGTWWVWDARLTSELILLFLYIGFMSLQAAIDDPRRADKAGAMIALVGVVNVPIIYFSVKWWNTLHQGASVSLTQSPKMATTMLTGMLIMSIACWMYAIAVILIRTRAIILERERHTSWVGELQGAER from the coding sequence ATGGCAATTAACTGGTTCAAGTATTCTTCCCCGGCAAGCTTCTACTTTCTCGCCGGTAAAATGATTCCGCTGTTTTCCGTCGCTGCTGTTCTCTTTTGCGCGGTTGGGCTTTATATCGGTTTTTTTGTCGCACCCACCGATTTTCAGCAAGGCGAAGCTTATCGCATCATTTTCATTCACGTGCCGGCAGCGTGGATGTCCATGTTTCTCTACGTTGTAATGGCTGTGTGGGCCGGTATCGGCCTGGCGTTCAATACCCGCCTTTCCTCCATGGTCGCGACGGCCATCGCCCCCACCGGCGCGATGTTCACGTTCCTGGCGTTATGGACAGGGGCGCTTTGGGGCAAGCCCATGTGGGGAACCTGGTGGGTATGGGATGCGCGGCTCACGTCCGAATTGATTCTTCTATTTCTCTATATCGGCTTTATGTCACTGCAGGCGGCAATAGACGATCCGCGCCGGGCAGATAAAGCGGGCGCGATGATTGCGCTGGTGGGGGTTGTAAACGTGCCGATTATCTATTTCTCGGTAAAGTGGTGGAATACCCTGCATCAAGGTGCCTCGGTGAGTCTTACCCAATCGCCCAAAATGGCCACCACAATGCTGACGGGCATGCTGATCATGTCAATCGCATGCTGGATGTATGCGATTGCGGTCATTTTAATACGTACGAGAG
- a CDS encoding VOC family protein, which produces MSIRPIPDGYHSITPYLMINGAAEAIEFYRRAFGAKELFKMDAPGGKIGHAEIEIGNSRIMIADDCGGESPFSNPQSAGGSPVGLHLYVEDVDAVFAQAVSEGATVIKSVKDQFYGDRTGALNDPFGHRTHLVSYNPQGRIVAR; this is translated from the coding sequence ATGAGCATCCGACCGATACCCGATGGCTACCATTCCATAACCCCCTACCTGATGATTAATGGTGCGGCCGAGGCCATTGAATTTTACCGGCGTGCCTTTGGTGCGAAGGAATTATTTAAAATGGATGCACCCGGCGGCAAAATTGGACACGCAGAAATTGAAATCGGCAATTCCCGGATTATGATAGCTGATGACTGCGGAGGAGAGAGTCCATTCAGTAACCCGCAGTCGGCAGGTGGTTCGCCGGTGGGTCTGCACTTGTACGTAGAAGATGTAGACGCTGTGTTTGCTCAGGCTGTCAGCGAAGGCGCAACGGTCATCAAATCCGTGAAAGACCAGTTTTACGGCGACAGAACAGGCGCATTGAACGACCCGTTCGGACACCGGACACATCTGGTTTCTTACAACCCACAAGGAAGAATTGTCGCCCGATGA
- a CDS encoding DUF5996 family protein, which translates to MRTLNDVLRKKWIMTMTLIADSRIELPMLPSLADWQDTSATLHMWTQVAGKVRLVLSPDINHGWGSTLYVTTRGLTTSPIPYGNFSFAIDFDFIEHVLRITTTQGTCRSFALEPMSVANFYHKTMQALRELGIEIKILARPVEVEVAIPFEKDEQHSSYDAEAVTRYWHILVWVDRIFKEFRARFIGKVNPVHFFWGGFDLAVTRFSGRTAPKHPGGAPNVAARIMEEAYSHEVSSAGFWPGTGLGEAAFYAYAYPTPAGFNTYPVQPEAAYFHDKLGEFILPYEAVRTADNPAQALLSFLQATYEAAANLAKWDRPALERKVVQT; encoded by the coding sequence ATGCGGACGCTGAACGATGTGCTTCGCAAAAAATGGATCATGACCATGACGCTTATTGCCGACTCACGGATCGAGTTGCCCATGCTGCCGTCGCTGGCAGACTGGCAAGATACTAGCGCGACGCTTCATATGTGGACTCAGGTTGCCGGAAAAGTCCGGTTGGTGCTCTCCCCGGACATCAACCATGGCTGGGGTTCAACACTCTACGTCACAACGCGTGGCCTGACCACGTCGCCCATTCCCTATGGCAATTTCTCGTTTGCGATCGACTTCGATTTCATCGAGCACGTGCTGCGCATTACCACCACGCAGGGCACTTGTCGCTCATTCGCACTGGAACCCATGTCGGTCGCCAACTTTTACCACAAAACGATGCAGGCGCTGCGCGAGCTTGGGATCGAGATTAAAATCCTTGCGCGGCCGGTTGAAGTGGAAGTCGCAATACCATTTGAAAAGGATGAGCAGCATTCGAGTTATGATGCTGAGGCCGTTACCCGTTACTGGCACATACTGGTATGGGTAGATCGCATTTTCAAGGAATTCCGCGCGCGCTTCATAGGAAAAGTTAACCCGGTCCATTTTTTTTGGGGCGGGTTCGATCTCGCCGTCACCCGTTTTTCCGGACGAACGGCGCCCAAGCATCCGGGCGGCGCCCCGAACGTCGCGGCTCGGATAATGGAGGAAGCGTATTCGCATGAGGTATCCAGCGCCGGTTTTTGGCCCGGGACCGGGTTGGGTGAAGCAGCGTTCTACGCCTACGCTTATCCCACTCCTGCGGGTTTCAACACTTATCCGGTTCAGCCCGAGGCGGCGTACTTTCACGACAAGCTCGGCGAATTCATCCTCCCTTATGAAGCTGTGCGCACGGCGGATAATCCGGCACAAGCACTCCTTTCATTTCTCCAGGCCACATATGAAGCCGCGGCCAACCTGGCGAAGTGGGATCGCCCTGCATTGGAACGAAAAGTTGTGCAAACGTGA
- a CDS encoding CTP synthase, giving the protein MTKYVFVTGGVVSSLGKGIAAASLAAILETRGINVTLLKLDPYINVDPGTMSPFQHGEVFVTEDGAETDLDLGHYERFISGKMSRLNNFTTGQIYESVIKKERRGDYLGGTVQVIPHITDEIKLHIKAGAGNAQVAIVEIGGTVGDIESLPFLEAIRQMAVQLPREDTCFIHLTLLPYITSAGELKTKPTQHSVKELREIGIQPDVLLCRADRELPAAERRKIALFTNVREEAVILAVDVDSIYKIPALLHDQMLDEIVCHKLSILAKAANLGTWKKLVHALENPQRTVEIALVGKYVDLTESYKSLSEALIHAGIHTRSEINIHYMDSEAIEKNGTDCLMGMDAILVPGGFGKRGVEGKIMAIRYARVNRVPYLGICLGMQLAVIEYARDKAGMEGAHSTEFHPETPYPVIALTTEWRTREGNLQLRNAESDLGGSMRLGGQECLLKEDALVRRIYGSDKIVERHRHRYEVNTEYISRLEQAGLRISAVSAGEGLCEMIELPEAEHPWFVACQFHPEFTSTPRAGHPLFAAFIEAAANFANKPLPVEAALSGRVKNIA; this is encoded by the coding sequence ATGACAAAGTATGTATTTGTAACCGGTGGTGTCGTCTCTTCCTTGGGAAAAGGCATCGCAGCGGCCTCTCTAGCAGCTATCCTCGAAACGCGCGGCATCAACGTTACGCTTCTGAAACTGGATCCTTATATCAATGTGGATCCCGGCACCATGAGTCCCTTTCAGCACGGCGAGGTATTTGTTACCGAAGACGGAGCCGAAACCGACCTTGACCTTGGCCACTATGAGCGCTTCATCAGCGGCAAGATGAGCAGGCTCAACAATTTCACCACCGGCCAGATTTATGAGAGCGTGATCAAGAAGGAGCGTCGCGGCGACTATCTCGGCGGGACGGTGCAGGTCATTCCTCACATCACGGACGAAATCAAGCTCCACATCAAGGCTGGCGCCGGGAATGCCCAGGTGGCTATCGTCGAGATCGGCGGGACCGTAGGCGATATTGAATCGCTACCTTTTCTGGAAGCCATCCGTCAGATGGCGGTACAACTGCCGCGCGAGGATACCTGCTTCATTCACCTCACCTTGCTGCCGTACATCACCTCGGCGGGGGAGTTGAAAACCAAGCCGACACAGCATTCGGTCAAGGAGTTGCGCGAAATCGGCATTCAGCCCGACGTGCTGCTCTGCCGTGCGGACCGCGAGCTCCCGGCTGCGGAACGGCGCAAGATCGCGTTGTTCACCAACGTGCGGGAAGAGGCGGTGATTCTGGCCGTGGATGTTGACAGCATTTACAAGATTCCTGCTCTGCTGCACGACCAAATGCTGGATGAAATCGTTTGCCACAAGCTGAGTATTCTTGCAAAAGCGGCCAATCTCGGCACCTGGAAGAAACTGGTGCATGCATTGGAAAACCCTCAACGGACGGTGGAAATCGCGTTGGTAGGTAAATACGTGGATCTCACCGAATCGTATAAATCCCTGTCGGAAGCGTTGATTCATGCCGGCATTCATACCCGCAGCGAGATCAATATTCACTATATGGATTCGGAGGCCATCGAGAAAAATGGAACCGATTGCCTGATGGGGATGGATGCGATCCTGGTTCCGGGTGGTTTTGGCAAACGCGGGGTTGAGGGCAAGATCATGGCCATCCGCTACGCACGAGTGAACCGCGTTCCTTATCTGGGTATCTGCCTGGGCATGCAGTTGGCGGTAATAGAATACGCGCGCGACAAGGCTGGAATGGAAGGCGCCCACAGTACCGAGTTTCATCCTGAGACGCCATACCCCGTGATTGCGCTTACTACCGAATGGCGCACCCGCGAGGGAAATCTGCAGCTTCGAAATGCGGAGTCGGATCTTGGTGGCAGCATGCGCCTGGGCGGGCAGGAATGTCTCCTGAAGGAAGATGCACTTGTCCGCAGGATTTATGGTTCAGACAAAATCGTCGAACGGCACCGCCATCGTTATGAAGTGAATACCGAATATATTTCCCGTCTGGAACAGGCAGGGCTCCGTATAAGCGCTGTGTCCGCGGGTGAAGGCTTGTGCGAGATGATCGAGTTGCCTGAAGCGGAACATCCCTGGTTTGTCGCTTGCCAGTTCCATCCGGAATTTACTTCCACTCCCAGAGCAGGGCATCCGCTGTTCGCGGCATTTATCGAGGCTGCTGCCAATTTCGCGAATAAACCACTCCCTGTCGAGGCAGCGCTATCAGGTAGAGTGAAGAACATCGCGTAA
- the tadA gene encoding tRNA adenosine(34) deaminase TadA: MSANTDDDNAFMRAALDLAAQAHEAGEVPVGAVVVSGGAIIGRGYNHPISAADPTAHAEVVALRDAAKNLGNYRLIGCALYVTLEPCAMCIGAVFHARIARLVFGAAEPKTGVCGSVIDLSAEARLNHHTEVIGGVLAEEAESKLKHFFALRRKQGLRGA; encoded by the coding sequence ATGAGCGCGAACACGGACGACGATAATGCCTTCATGCGCGCGGCACTTGACCTCGCGGCGCAGGCGCATGAGGCGGGGGAGGTGCCGGTGGGTGCGGTGGTAGTGAGCGGTGGCGCAATTATCGGGCGGGGTTATAACCACCCCATCTCGGCTGCGGACCCAACTGCTCACGCGGAAGTGGTGGCGCTTCGGGATGCAGCAAAAAATCTCGGCAATTATCGTTTGATTGGCTGCGCGCTGTATGTGACGCTGGAACCCTGCGCCATGTGTATCGGGGCGGTTTTTCATGCGCGTATCGCGCGGCTCGTGTTCGGGGCAGCAGAGCCAAAAACGGGCGTATGCGGAAGCGTGATTGATCTGTCAGCGGAAGCACGGCTTAATCATCACACGGAGGTAATTGGAGGTGTTCTGGCGGAGGAGGCAGAAAGCAAATTGAAGCATTTTTTCGCGTTACGCCGCAAGCAGGGGTTGCGAGGCGCCTGA
- the ccmB gene encoding heme exporter protein CcmB: MFFRITQRDLLLAMRRRSDVLTTLFFFVIVVSLFPLGVGPEMSMLRTMAPGVVWVAALLASMLSLGRMFSSDHVDGTLEQMVLSPQSLSLLVLGKALAHWLVTGVPLVLMAPVLGIQYDLPGDSLLVLTASLLLGTPVLSLIGAIGAALTLGLRGGGVLVSLLVLPLYIPVLIFGAGAVEASAAGLGAAAHLSLLGAFLLASVVLAPWTTALSLRISME; encoded by the coding sequence ATGTTTTTCCGCATAACCCAGCGTGACCTTTTGCTCGCGATGCGGCGACGGTCGGATGTTTTGACCACGCTATTCTTCTTCGTCATCGTCGTGAGCCTGTTTCCCCTCGGGGTGGGACCAGAGATGAGCATGCTGCGAACCATGGCTCCGGGCGTGGTCTGGGTGGCCGCGTTGCTGGCCTCCATGCTGTCGCTAGGGCGCATGTTCTCCAGCGACCACGTTGACGGGACGCTGGAGCAGATGGTGCTCTCGCCCCAATCACTGTCACTGCTGGTGCTGGGCAAGGCGCTGGCTCACTGGCTCGTCACCGGTGTTCCGCTGGTGCTGATGGCGCCTGTGCTGGGCATCCAGTACGATTTGCCGGGGGATTCGTTGCTGGTGCTGACAGCATCTTTGTTGCTGGGTACGCCGGTCCTGAGCCTGATCGGGGCGATCGGCGCTGCGCTGACGCTGGGATTGCGCGGCGGTGGCGTGCTCGTCTCGCTGCTGGTATTGCCGCTTTATATCCCGGTATTGATCTTTGGCGCGGGAGCGGTAGAAGCAAGCGCGGCGGGCCTGGGGGCGGCGGCGCATCTGTCGCTCCTCGGCGCCTTCCTGCTCGCCTCCGTCGTACTGGCGCCATGGACGACGGCGTTATCGTTGCGAATCTCCATGGAGTAA